The following nucleotide sequence is from Leptospira neocaledonica.
GAGCATCTCCCAAGACGCTCCTCCGTTCACGCTCCAGTTTTGAAGGGACTAATTCATCCCAAAAATCCAAACTTCTCAATAAAGTTTCTATCCAATTTTATTTTCTTCTTTTCTATAATTTTTCGACTTTTATCATATTTTAAAAGATCACCATCGACAATACCATTGAACATCGTATATGTTTCCAATAGCCGTCTGCGCCTATTATAGAAATGAACCAAACCGTTTTCCCGGCCGTTAGACCTGATCCATAATACAACGCTCGTTTTCCATTCAAAATAGAAACATCTTCCCATTTTCGAAAAATTAAATTAAACTGAGCTGTGATAGGAATTTCACTGGGCCTCACTTCTGGTGGAAGCTTTTCCGACTCAGCATTAGTTTTGAAATAAAAAATGGTTCTTTCATAAAATTCTCCATCCCTATATCTAGTCGTCTGAACTCCACCTGTTACATCCTTGCGCACACTCGAATATTTAGATAAATAGTTATCTTCGCTTGGTTCTTCTTTAGAATTAAGCCCGAAAATACAAACGAAGAAAAGGATATCGATTATAATTATTTTGTTAAAAACCTTCATAAATAGTCGGATCTCCCATTCGAACCTCTCTCAAATCTCCATGGCAAAATGCCTTTGCTGAACGTTTCATCGGATCTATAAGGCGAATTCTTATGAACCACGTAATCGTTTTCGGAGAACATCACGCTCGGTCTCTAATCCGAGATTTTATCCATTTTTATAATAATTTTCGACCCCACCAAGGTCTCGGCGGGCAATCTCCTCTTGGAAGAACCGTTTCCAATCGCGATTCTCCAAATTCTCGCCTCCGTTCACACCCAGTCTTAAACGGTTTGTCCCATTTTTATGACTGGGAAAAGGACGCCGCATGACGTTTGCTTAGCTATCCCATTTGGCAGGGGACAACAAACAGGACACACAAATTTGTTAATCAAGAAATCCAAATCTTTCAATAAAGTTCCG
It contains:
- a CDS encoding integrase core domain-containing protein; this translates as MRTSLKSPWQNAFAERFIGSIRRILMNHVIVFGEHHARSLIRDFIHFYNNFRPHQGLGGQSPLGRTVSNRDSPNSRLRSHPVLNGLSHFYDWEKDAA